A stretch of DNA from Methanolinea mesophila:
GCACGGGTTCGAACAGCGCATTCCGGTCGCCGATATTTGCGCTCGGGAGAAGCCCCAGCCCGCCTGCCAGGTAAGCCGCCACGTCGGAGAGGATGTCCCCGAAAAGATTGGTGGTCACGATCACGTCGTAGCGTCCGGGGTGCTGGAGTACGTCCAGGCAGAGCGCGTCAATATACCCTTCCTTCCAGGGGACCCCTGCCAGTTCTGCCTGCTCGATACAGATATTCCGGAAAAAAACATCCGATTTGAGTACGTTTGCCTTATGCCCGACGGTGAGGTCCCTGCGGGAAACGGCAAGCCGGCACGCGTACCTGGCAATGCGTTCGCTCCCTTTCCTGGTTATACAGCGGAGGGTGCACGCCCGGTCCTCTTCCACGGTTTCGATACCGGAATACAACCCTTCCGTGTTCTCCCGGACGATCACCATCTCGAAACCCTCCCCCTTCACCGGGCGGATATTGGCATAGAGGTCCAGTTCTTTCCTGATCCTGACGATTACGCTGCGGTACCCGGGGTCGGGAGGAGTGGTAACCGCACCGAAGAGGATGCTGTCCGCTGAGCGGAGCATTGCAATCTCTTCCTCGTCGATCGCGGTCCCGGTCCGCTGCCACCGTCCGTATCCCGCCTCGACAGGGAAAAATTCGAAGTCCGGGCGAAGGAGCTCCAGCGCATCCCTGGCCACGGGAATGACCTCTTTCCCTATGCCGTCCCCTTCAACAACCGCGATCCTCATCACGTTCCCTCCATTTGGCCAACATGCCGGAGATCGCTGAATAGATCGCGGACGGTGACGCGCCCCAGTGGACGATAACTCCTCGTTTCCCGTTCCACTCTGTAAAACCGCCCCGTTCATTCCTGCAGCATCTGGCGATGAAGGGCTCCTCCGCCACCATGTTCAGAGGGCAGATGTCGTGGAGCTGGAACGGTTCCTCATAACACTCTTTAAGAATCTGGGAGGCGGTGAGACACCCCGCGACAGATTCTCCCCCGAGCAGGAGGTCGGCGTCCACCGTGCGGAGGAACCCCGA
This window harbors:
- a CDS encoding isocitrate/isopropylmalate dehydrogenase family protein, translating into MRIAVVEGDGIGKEVIPVARDALELLRPDFEFFPVEAGYGRWQRTGTAIDEEEIAMLRSADSILFGAVTTPPDPGYRSVIVRIRKELDLYANIRPVKGEGFEMVIVRENTEGLYSGIETVEEDRACTLRCITRKGSERIARYACRLAVSRRDLTVGHKANVLKSDVFFRNICIEQAELAGVPWKEGYIDALCLDVLQHPGRYDVIVTTNLFGDILSDVAAYLAGGLGLLPSANIGDRNALFEPVHGSAPDIAGRNVANPVAALRSAAMLLGHAGDPCGAAVIEEAITRVLARGVRTRDLGGSSGTREFGTEILREIRLLQK